In Desulfosalsimonas propionicica, the following are encoded in one genomic region:
- the fmt gene encoding methionyl-tRNA formyltransferase gives MSKFTTIFMGTPDFAVPALKALYNAGHPVSLVVTQPDRPKGRGRQISLPPVKAAAKQLGLPVFQPESVKTQDFYEAMTDLKPDIFVVVAFGHILPRRVMEIAPMGAVNLHASLLPAYRGPAPIQRAIINGESETGVTSMLMDAGLDTGEILETEKTVIHPADTAGTLHDRLAQLSANVLTKTLAGFAAGTIRPVAQDHARATYAPMLKKSDGRIDWSRSAVFLERFIRGMCPWPGAHTYWGSKRINIFAARVCPMAELRPPGTVLASFSNELRVATGKEALSIEELQVASGKRMHIRDFLKGADISPATVLE, from the coding sequence ATGTCAAAATTTACGACCATATTCATGGGCACCCCGGATTTTGCCGTGCCCGCCTTAAAAGCCCTTTACAATGCCGGCCATCCGGTAAGTCTTGTGGTGACCCAGCCGGACCGGCCCAAAGGCAGAGGCCGGCAGATCTCGCTGCCGCCGGTAAAAGCTGCTGCAAAACAACTCGGGCTTCCGGTTTTTCAGCCGGAATCAGTGAAAACACAGGACTTTTATGAAGCCATGACGGATTTGAAGCCCGACATTTTCGTGGTGGTGGCATTCGGGCATATTCTGCCCAGGCGGGTTATGGAGATCGCTCCCATGGGCGCAGTTAATCTGCATGCGTCCCTGCTGCCTGCATACCGGGGCCCGGCGCCTATTCAGCGGGCGATTATAAACGGCGAGTCTGAAACCGGGGTCACCAGCATGCTTATGGACGCGGGTCTGGACACCGGCGAGATCCTGGAAACGGAAAAAACCGTGATCCATCCCGCAGATACCGCAGGCACCCTGCATGACCGTCTGGCGCAATTGTCTGCCAACGTGCTCACAAAAACCCTGGCCGGTTTTGCCGCAGGCACCATTCGGCCCGTGGCCCAGGATCATGCCCGGGCCACCTATGCACCCATGCTGAAAAAATCCGACGGCCGCATTGACTGGAGTCGTTCTGCAGTTTTTCTGGAGCGTTTCATCCGGGGCATGTGTCCCTGGCCCGGGGCGCATACCTATTGGGGCAGCAAACGGATCAACATTTTTGCCGCCCGGGTATGCCCCATGGCCGAACTTCGCCCCCCGGGCACCGTGCTGGCCTCGTTTTCCAATGAATTGCGTGTGGCAACCGGAAAAGAAGCCCTGTCCATAGAAGAATTGCAGGTCGCCTCCGGAAAACGCATGCATATCCGCGACTTTTTAAAGGGCGCGGATATATCGCCGGCAACGGTGCTGGAATGA
- the def gene encoding peptide deformylase → MSVLDILTYPDPFLKHPARPVEEIDERIQQIIEDMAETMYQAPGVGLAATQAGIDQSIIVFDPEADSSSRNFQVLINPGITDARGKVISENEGCLSVPDFRSDVPRFDHVVVQGLDRHGNALEIDTDGFLSTVLQHEIDHLNGILFIDRISALKRQIYKRKRLKELKTA, encoded by the coding sequence ATGTCTGTTTTAGATATTTTGACCTACCCTGACCCTTTTCTCAAGCATCCGGCCAGGCCGGTGGAAGAAATTGATGAAAGGATTCAGCAGATCATCGAGGATATGGCCGAAACCATGTACCAGGCTCCGGGTGTGGGGCTTGCCGCCACCCAGGCGGGAATTGACCAGAGCATTATCGTGTTTGACCCTGAGGCCGACAGCAGCAGCCGTAATTTTCAGGTGCTGATCAACCCTGGCATAACGGATGCCCGGGGCAAGGTGATATCCGAAAACGAGGGATGCCTGAGCGTTCCGGATTTTCGAAGCGATGTGCCCAGATTCGATCATGTTGTTGTCCAGGGCCTGGACCGTCATGGAAACGCCCTGGAAATCGATACCGATGGATTTCTGTCCACCGTTTTGCAGCATGAAATCGACCATTTAAACGGCATTTTGTTCATTGACCGCATCAGCGCCCTAAAGCGGCAGATTTACAAACGAAAACGCCTGAAGGAACTCAAAACCGCCTGA
- a CDS encoding PASTA domain-containing protein, whose protein sequence is MIRWIFKYLVLIFVFCAVAGLSTYFTLSFFIQSEDTVLVPDLTGKNAVAALETLSALELNTRVGAKQYSTEVPEYHVIAQKPAPGRSIKVNREVSLVISRGPSTVTVPDVKNQELDQARMTLEQKGLTAGTVTRVYDANTPRRRIMAQHPAPKDGVQRSSPVNLLVSAGPRPKAYMMPDLRDKFLDEAMLSIESHQISLEELKSVHDPSKPENTVTGQAPPPGYRVEAGAPVRLIINRRPGSRQAGRDEKKPLFSHRLAPGFLKQRVRLEMSGFGAHMVLYEGLMDPGAVIWAIVPEHTEAAVFLYVNGQLVESKIYN, encoded by the coding sequence ATGATCCGGTGGATTTTCAAATACCTGGTATTGATTTTTGTTTTTTGCGCCGTGGCCGGTTTGAGCACCTATTTCACCCTTTCTTTTTTCATCCAAAGCGAAGATACGGTACTGGTGCCGGATTTGACCGGCAAAAATGCAGTTGCTGCGCTGGAAACCCTTTCCGCCCTGGAATTAAACACCCGGGTGGGGGCAAAGCAATACAGCACGGAAGTGCCCGAATATCACGTAATCGCCCAGAAGCCCGCCCCGGGCCGGAGCATCAAGGTCAACCGCGAAGTGTCCCTGGTAATCTCCAGGGGGCCTTCCACCGTGACCGTGCCGGATGTAAAAAACCAGGAACTGGACCAGGCCCGGATGACCCTGGAGCAAAAAGGCCTGACGGCCGGGACGGTGACCCGTGTTTATGATGCAAATACTCCGCGCCGCCGGATTATGGCTCAGCATCCGGCTCCGAAAGATGGCGTGCAGCGCAGCAGTCCAGTGAACCTGCTGGTTAGCGCCGGTCCACGGCCGAAGGCGTACATGATGCCGGACCTGCGCGATAAATTTCTGGATGAGGCCATGCTTTCCATTGAAAGCCATCAAATCAGCCTTGAAGAACTCAAATCTGTCCATGACCCGTCAAAACCTGAAAACACGGTCACGGGCCAGGCACCGCCGCCCGGATACCGGGTTGAAGCCGGCGCTCCGGTTCGCCTGATCATCAACCGCCGGCCCGGAAGCCGGCAAGCCGGCCGGGATGAAAAAAAGCCGCTTTTCTCCCATCGACTGGCACCGGGTTTTTTAAAGCAGCGGGTGAGATTGGAGATGAGCGGGTTTGGCGCCCATATGGTATTGTATGAAGGCCTTATGGATCCAGGCGCCGTGATCTGGGCCATTGTTCCGGAGCATACAGAAGCTGCGGTTTTTCTGTATGTAAACGGCCAACTTGTTGAGTCAAAGATCTACAACTGA
- the aroQ gene encoding type II 3-dehydroquinate dehydratase, protein METKQILVIHGPNLNMLGSREPQTYGTQSLADIDAALVQAARAHNAGLQTLQSNHEGQIVDAIQQARGAFDALIINPAGYTHTSVAIRDAIAMLEIPVIEIHLSNIYKREPFRHRSMITDVATGQICGFGHHGYLLALQAALQMIKA, encoded by the coding sequence ATGGAAACCAAACAGATCCTGGTGATTCACGGCCCCAACTTAAATATGCTCGGCAGCCGGGAGCCGCAAACCTACGGCACGCAAAGCCTTGCCGATATTGATGCCGCCCTGGTCCAGGCCGCCCGGGCGCACAACGCAGGACTGCAAACCCTCCAGTCCAATCACGAGGGCCAGATTGTGGATGCCATCCAGCAGGCCCGGGGCGCGTTTGACGCCCTGATCATCAACCCGGCCGGCTACACGCACACCAGCGTGGCCATCCGGGATGCCATTGCCATGCTGGAAATTCCGGTCATTGAAATTCATCTGTCCAACATATACAAGCGCGAGCCTTTCAGGCACAGATCCATGATCACGGACGTGGCCACAGGCCAGATCTGCGGATTTGGCCACCACGGATATCTGCTGGCCCTGCAGGCAGCGCTTCAGATGATAAAGGCATAA
- the asd gene encoding aspartate-semialdehyde dehydrogenase: MLKVAFIGWRGMVGSVLMDRMRAENGFEGFEPLFASTSQAGQAGPDIGKPVSPLADAHDTDLLAGMDIIVTCQGSGYTQKVYPELRSKGWNGYWIDAASALRMADDSIIVLDPVNRKIIDQALADGVKNFIGGNCTVSLMLMAAGALFENNLVEWMTSMTYQAASGSGAKNMRELVSQMKIIGQSAQDLMADPASAILDIDRRVLDAMSGEDFPVEHFGVPLAGSLIPWIDSAMESGQTKEEWKGFAETNKILQTDSPIPIDGICVRIGAMRSHSQAIAVKLTRDVPVDEIAGMIGAANDWVETVPNTKQDTLARLTPAAVSGTLSVPVGRIRKMNMGPEYLSFFTAGDQLLWGAAEPIRRMLNIALEYLGG; this comes from the coding sequence ATGTTAAAGGTTGCTTTTATCGGATGGCGGGGCATGGTGGGCTCTGTGCTCATGGACCGCATGCGGGCGGAAAATGGATTTGAGGGCTTTGAACCGCTTTTTGCCTCCACCTCCCAGGCAGGCCAGGCCGGCCCGGATATCGGAAAACCCGTTTCGCCCCTGGCAGACGCGCATGACACCGACCTGCTGGCCGGTATGGACATTATTGTCACCTGTCAGGGCAGCGGTTATACCCAGAAAGTTTACCCGGAACTGCGAAGCAAGGGTTGGAACGGCTACTGGATTGATGCGGCATCCGCTCTTCGCATGGCCGATGACAGCATTATCGTGCTCGATCCGGTCAACAGAAAAATCATTGACCAGGCCCTGGCCGACGGGGTGAAAAACTTTATCGGCGGCAACTGCACCGTCAGCCTCATGCTCATGGCCGCAGGCGCCCTGTTTGAAAACAATCTGGTGGAGTGGATGACTTCCATGACCTACCAGGCGGCCTCCGGGTCAGGGGCCAAGAACATGCGGGAACTGGTTTCCCAGATGAAAATCATCGGCCAAAGCGCTCAAGACCTGATGGCCGATCCGGCCTCAGCCATCCTGGACATCGACCGGCGGGTGCTTGACGCCATGTCGGGCGAAGATTTTCCTGTTGAGCACTTCGGGGTCCCCCTTGCCGGCAGCCTGATTCCCTGGATTGACAGTGCCATGGAATCCGGCCAGACCAAGGAGGAATGGAAAGGGTTTGCCGAAACCAACAAGATTCTGCAGACCGATTCCCCGATTCCCATAGACGGCATCTGCGTCCGCATCGGCGCCATGCGCAGCCACAGCCAGGCCATTGCCGTAAAGCTCACCCGGGATGTGCCTGTTGATGAAATCGCCGGCATGATCGGCGCTGCCAATGATTGGGTGGAAACCGTGCCCAACACCAAGCAAGACACCCTTGCACGGCTGACGCCTGCTGCCGTGTCCGGCACCCTGAGTGTGCCGGTGGGCCGCATCCGGAAAATGAACATGGGCCCGGAATATCTGAGCTTTTTTACCGCTGGCGACCAGCTCCTTTGGGGGGCTGCCGAACCCATCCGCCGCATGCTCAATATCGCACTGGAATACCTGGGCGGATAA
- the rsmB gene encoding 16S rRNA (cytosine(967)-C(5))-methyltransferase RsmB, giving the protein MISGDARELAFRILSELETRRTTLDRLIDEEFEKIAPGMDRRDRALAFALVYGVLRWRAKLDWHIEGLANRPLNKIRPDMRNILRMGLFQMLFMSRIPDSAAVNTAVNLAKKYGSPKLAGFVNALLRNAARQKTAFADPDPARDPVPALAVSQSFPEWIVRRWNNRLGLDETRLLCRYNNQIPPLTLRANTLRISREALTEKMVFADAAETICGTKYAPDGICLWGPHVPVSELPGFAEGYFQVQDEAPQLAAHVLDCRPGQDVLDACAGLGGKTGHIAQLMENRGRILGMDSDMGKLRELSLEMNRLGADNVETCPHDLRQPLDPEKLGTFDRILVDAPCSGLGVIRRNPDIKWTARQADFQGHARKQLQLLSHAAALLKPSGGVMVYAVCSMEPEETNGVVSAFLEKTARFELQDMGLLFPGLADLADDRGCLTLLPHRHATDGFFIARLRVCP; this is encoded by the coding sequence ATGATTTCAGGCGATGCCCGGGAGCTTGCTTTCCGGATTTTAAGCGAACTGGAAACCCGGCGCACCACCCTGGACCGGCTCATTGACGAGGAGTTTGAAAAAATTGCGCCGGGGATGGACCGGCGGGACCGCGCCCTTGCCTTTGCCCTTGTTTACGGGGTGCTTCGCTGGCGGGCAAAGCTGGACTGGCACATTGAAGGGTTGGCAAACCGGCCGTTAAACAAAATCCGTCCGGACATGCGCAATATTTTGCGCATGGGTCTTTTTCAGATGCTGTTTATGTCCCGGATCCCGGATTCAGCGGCGGTCAACACGGCCGTGAACCTGGCCAAAAAATACGGATCGCCGAAACTGGCCGGCTTTGTCAATGCCTTGCTCCGAAATGCCGCTCGACAGAAAACCGCTTTTGCAGATCCGGATCCGGCCCGCGATCCGGTGCCGGCATTGGCCGTAAGCCAGTCTTTTCCCGAGTGGATCGTGCGCAGGTGGAACAACCGGTTGGGCCTGGATGAAACCCGGCTTTTGTGTCGGTATAACAACCAGATCCCGCCGCTGACCCTGCGGGCCAACACCTTGCGGATCAGCCGGGAAGCCTTGACGGAAAAAATGGTTTTTGCGGACGCCGCGGAAACAATTTGTGGAACAAAATACGCACCGGACGGCATTTGCCTCTGGGGTCCGCATGTGCCGGTCAGTGAATTGCCCGGCTTTGCAGAAGGATACTTCCAGGTTCAGGATGAAGCCCCACAGCTTGCAGCCCATGTGCTGGACTGCCGGCCGGGACAGGACGTTCTGGACGCCTGCGCCGGACTCGGTGGGAAAACCGGCCATATTGCTCAGTTAATGGAAAACCGCGGCCGGATTCTGGGCATGGATTCGGATATGGGAAAACTCCGGGAGCTCTCCCTGGAAATGAATCGGCTGGGAGCGGATAATGTGGAAACATGCCCCCATGATCTCCGGCAGCCACTGGATCCGGAGAAATTGGGAACATTTGATCGGATATTGGTCGACGCCCCCTGTTCCGGGCTTGGGGTAATCCGCAGGAATCCGGATATAAAGTGGACGGCCCGGCAGGCGGACTTTCAGGGCCATGCCCGAAAGCAGCTTCAGCTTCTGAGCCATGCCGCCGCCCTATTGAAGCCTTCAGGTGGAGTGATGGTATACGCGGTCTGCAGCATGGAGCCGGAAGAAACGAACGGGGTGGTTTCCGCATTTTTGGAAAAAACAGCCAGGTTTGAACTTCAGGACATGGGTTTGCTTTTTCCCGGATTGGCGGATTTGGCAGATGACCGCGGGTGTCTCACCCTGCTGCCCCATCGGCATGCAACAGACGGGTTTTTTATTGCAAGGCTAAGGGTTTGCCCATGA
- the rpe gene encoding ribulose-phosphate 3-epimerase translates to MNAIIAPSILSADFARLGQEITAVEQAGADWIHVDVMDGHFVPNITLGPMVVEAARKTTALPLDVHLMIDNPDEFIGEFAKAGADLISVHAETCPHLHRTVELIESSGCRPGVVLNPATPLSCLDWILERLHFVLLMSVNPGFGGQSFIDASLDKILALRQIIVRHGLSTLIQVDGGVNAQTIGKIAAAGTDVFVAGSAIFKSPDYSQTISGMKAAAAEAAAPRFQEVGKD, encoded by the coding sequence ATGAACGCGATCATTGCCCCCTCGATTCTTTCTGCTGATTTTGCCAGGCTCGGACAGGAAATCACGGCCGTGGAACAGGCCGGTGCCGACTGGATCCACGTGGATGTCATGGACGGCCACTTTGTTCCAAACATCACCCTGGGCCCCATGGTGGTGGAAGCCGCCCGGAAAACAACCGCCCTGCCCCTTGATGTGCACCTGATGATTGACAATCCGGATGAATTTATCGGCGAGTTTGCCAAAGCCGGTGCAGACCTGATATCCGTGCATGCTGAAACCTGCCCGCACCTGCACCGCACTGTGGAGTTAATCGAAAGCTCCGGATGCCGTCCCGGCGTGGTGCTCAACCCGGCTACACCTTTGAGCTGTCTGGACTGGATTCTTGAGCGGCTTCATTTTGTGCTTTTAATGAGCGTAAATCCCGGCTTTGGGGGCCAGTCCTTTATAGACGCTTCGCTGGACAAAATCCTGGCGCTCAGACAGATCATTGTCCGCCATGGGCTTTCCACCCTGATCCAGGTCGACGGCGGGGTCAATGCCCAGACCATCGGAAAAATTGCAGCAGCCGGCACGGACGTGTTTGTTGCCGGGTCTGCCATTTTTAAAAGTCCGGATTACAGCCAAACCATTTCCGGCATGAAAGCCGCTGCCGCAGAAGCTGCAGCCCCCCGGTTTCAAGAGGTCGGAAAAGACTGA
- a CDS encoding bifunctional riboflavin kinase/FAD synthetase codes for MKTLYSLDEIQRPFPNAVVAIGNFDGVHLGHQAIFQRVRQKAREINGTSVAMTFDPHPVKVLGNNGSPPLITLLEQKIELIEALGVDVFLCVPFDQSFAAVSAHAFLKNILIDKIGMKALVIGKDYTFGKNRKGNVAFLRQHADEYGFEVIVPDWVPVSAGGHERVSSTRVRRIIEAGRVADAKALLGRYYQIRGQVVTGRNRGGPLLGIPTANIKLADELCPKTGVYAVMVQTPEGRFKGVANIGYSPTFDDHLFTVEVHLLDFNKDLYGTKIRVDFIQRIRGEKKFNNFDELKAQIRKDIEDAAQLLPDAA; via the coding sequence ATGAAAACCCTATACAGTCTGGATGAAATCCAACGTCCCTTTCCCAATGCAGTTGTGGCCATCGGCAATTTTGACGGTGTACACCTCGGTCATCAGGCCATTTTCCAGCGTGTGCGGCAAAAGGCACGGGAAATTAACGGTACCTCCGTGGCCATGACCTTTGACCCCCATCCGGTCAAGGTGCTTGGCAATAACGGCTCACCACCCCTGATCACCCTGCTGGAGCAAAAAATTGAACTCATCGAAGCCCTTGGCGTGGATGTGTTTTTATGCGTTCCTTTTGACCAGTCATTTGCTGCGGTCAGTGCCCATGCATTTCTTAAAAATATCCTGATTGACAAGATCGGTATGAAAGCCCTTGTCATCGGAAAGGATTATACTTTCGGAAAAAACCGCAAGGGAAACGTGGCTTTTTTACGGCAGCATGCAGACGAGTATGGATTTGAGGTCATCGTTCCCGACTGGGTGCCGGTTTCGGCAGGTGGCCATGAACGGGTCAGCAGCACCCGGGTCCGACGGATCATCGAGGCCGGCCGTGTGGCGGATGCCAAAGCGCTTCTTGGCCGGTATTATCAGATCCGGGGACAGGTGGTCACCGGCCGGAACCGGGGCGGCCCGCTGCTGGGCATTCCCACCGCCAATATCAAGCTCGCAGATGAGCTCTGTCCCAAAACAGGCGTGTATGCAGTGATGGTCCAAACTCCCGAAGGTCGATTCAAAGGCGTGGCCAACATCGGCTACAGCCCGACCTTTGACGATCACCTGTTTACCGTGGAGGTCCATTTGCTGGATTTCAACAAGGATCTGTACGGAACAAAAATCCGCGTGGATTTCATCCAGCGGATCCGCGGGGAGAAAAAATTCAACAATTTTGATGAACTCAAGGCTCAGATCCGCAAGGATATCGAAGATGCCGCACAACTTCTGCCGGATGCGGCGTAA